The genomic DNA GATCGCGGAGAATTTTCAGTTCCGTTGCCGTGCATCACTGGCCCGTCGGGCACTCTCCTGCTAAACTTTGCGGGATAGTCCGGCGGGCCTTATCTTTTCGGGCGATTTTTTGCCTTCCCCTTACGAGGTGCCTATGAATATTCACGAGTATCAGGCCAAGGAGATTTTCAGCGCGTTCGACATTCCCGTGCCGCGCGGGCGGGTGACCCTCACCGCCGATCAGGTGGAGCGGGCCGCCAAGATGATGGGCGGCCATTGTGTGATCAAGGCGCAGATCTATGCCGGCGGTCGCGGCAAGGCCGGCGGCGTGCAGGTGGTGCACCATCCCGAGCAGGCCCACGAGGCCGCCAAAGAAATGTTCGGCAAGCGTCTCATCACCCCCCAGACCGGCCCCGAGGGGCTCAAGGTGCGGCGCATCCTGGTCGAGGAAGCGGTCGGAATCGCCCGCGAGTTCTATCTTTCCATCACCCTCGACCGCGCAACTTCCCGCTACTGCCTGATCGCCTCCGCCGACGGCGGGGTCGACATCGAGGAGACGGCGGTCAAGCATCCGGAAAAGATTCTCAAGCTGACCATCGACCCCTTCACTGGATTGCGCTCCCATCAGGCCCGCCGGATCGCCCTCGGCCTCGGCCTGAAAGGTAGTCTCTGCGAGGACTGCGTACAGCTCATCCTCAACCTCTACCGTATGCTGCTGGAAAAGGACTGCTCGTTGGTGGAGATCAACCCCCTGGTGGTGACCAAGGCCGGCTGGCTGCTGGCCATGGACGGCAAGATCAACTTCGATGACAACGCCCTCTTCCGCCACTGGGAGTATCACGACCTGCAAGACTATTCGCAGATGGACCCGCTGGAGATCAACGCCGGCAAGTTCGACCTTTCCTATATCAAATTGACCGGCAACATCGGCTGCATGGTCAATGGCGCCGGGCTGGCCATGGCGACCCTCGACGTGCTCAAGGAGAACGGTGGCGAACCGGCCAACTTTCTCGACGTCGGCGGCGGCGCGACCCGGGAGAAGGTCGCCGAAGCCTTCAAGATCATCCTGCAGGATCGTGACGTGCGCGGGGTCTTCGTCAACATTTTCGGCGGCATCATGCGCTGCGACGTCATCGCCCAAGGGATCATCGAAGCGGCGGCCGAGTTCCATTGCACCCTGCCGATCATGGTGCGGATGGACGGCTCCCAGGTCGAGGAGGGCAAACAGCTGCTCCTCGAATCGGGGCTCAACGTGCGCTGCGTCGACACCCTCGGTGACGGCGCCGCCGGTATCGTGAAAATGCTCGCCCAGGCCGAGGCTTGAGTCTTGCTTCCCTTCAACTCATGGAGAACGCCCGATGTCCATTCTGATCAATAAAGACAGTCGTGTGGTGGTGCAGGGGATCACCGGCAAGACCGGTCTCTTTCACACTCGCCAGTGCCGCGAGTACGGCACAAACATCGTCGCCGGCGTCACCCCTGGCAAGGGGGGGATTCACGTCGACGGCATTCCCGTCTTCGATTCCATGGACGAGGCGTTGCGCATCACCCAGGCCAACGTCTCGATGATCTTCGTGCCGCCGCCGGGGGCCGCCGACGCCATCCTTGAAGCGGTGGAGTCCGACATCGAGCTGGCGGTGTGCATCACCGAAGGGGTGCCGATCCGCGACATGGTCATGGCCAAGCGCATCGTCGAGCAGAGCAAGACCCGGCTCGTTGGTCCCAACTGTCCCGGCCTCATCACCCCCGGCGAATGCAAGGTCGGCATCATGCCCGGCTATATCCACAAACCGGGGAAGATCGGCGTTGTTTCCCGCAGCGGCACCCTCACCTACGAAGCGGTCAAGCAGCTCTCCGACGCCGGACTCGGCCAGTCGACCTGCGTCGGCATCGGCGGCGACCCGATCATCGGCATGAAGTTCATCGACGTCATCAAGATGTTCAACGACGACCCGGCCACCGAGGCGGTCTTCATGATCGGGGAGATCGGCGGTGGTGCCGAGGAGGAAGCGGCCGAGTGGATTCGCGACCACATGACCAAGCCGGTCGCCGCTTTTATCGCCGGCGTCACCGCTCCCCCCGGCAAGCGCATGGGGCACGCAGGGGCGATCATCACCGGCGGCAAGGGCAAGGCCGAAGACAAAATCCGCACCCTTCAGGAATGCGGCGTGACCGTCGCCGTCAGCCCGACCCGCATGGGCGAGGCGATGCTGACGGCGCTTAAGGGATAGACGACTTGCGTGAGTGAAGTGATGGAAAGAAAAAGCCCCGGCTGGCACCGGGGCTTTTTGTCTATCGGTATGTTTTTGGTTGGAAAGTTACATTGGTTCGAGGGAATTAGCGTCGGGCCAAGGCTTCATGGCCGACGCGGTCGTGACCCGGTGGCTCGGAGACATTCATGCTGTCATCCTCCCTTGCTGGCGTTTGAATAAAGGTTACCACCGCCGTCCCTTTTGTAAAGGGTCCGGGAAAAAATTTCAGGGGCGAATTTCGATGGGGGTGTTTTCGGCCACCAGCTGCCAGATCTCGAACATATCCTCGTTGGTCACGGCAATACAGCCTTCGGTCCAGTCATGGCGGACGAAGAAGTCCTTGCCGTCGCTGTAGCGGTTGGGCACGCCGTGGATCATGATGCTCCCGCCGGGATGGACTCCCTTGGCGGCGGCCCGCCGCTCATCCCGTTCATTGGGATAGGAGATGTGGATGGCACGGTAGAATTTGCTGTCGACGACACGCCGATCAAGGGTGTAGCGCCCCTCGGGGGTGCGGTTGTCCCCCCGGCGCTCTTTGTGGCCGACGGGATTTTTGCCCAGGGCGATCTTGTAACTGCGCAGCAGTTCCTCCCCCTGGTAAAGGTACAGGCGCCGCTCCCCTTTGACCACCAGCACGCGGTCGGCCTGGGGGGTCGAAGCCCCCGCCGGTAGATTCAAGGCCATGAAAAGAATGAGGTTTAAGGCTATTTTGATCGATCGTTTCATGAATTCGTCCTCCCTCCGGTCGGCGGGTTCCATGCTGCTGACTGAAAAGCAAATGCCGTGCCGCGTGGGGGAGTTTCTCCGTCTCGGGGTCGTCGTTTTTTTTGTTCCGGTCGATCTTTGCTAAACTCTATGTATAGTTAATGCTCATCTGTCCGGAGGTCAAGATGCTTGTCGTGAAGATTTCAGGTCGATCCGGAGACTTGTGGGGTCACCGGTTGCTGGTTACGGTTTGCTGCCTCTTCGCCCTTTGGCTGTTGGCCGCCTGCGAAAAGACGCCTCGGATTTCCCCACTCGATGGAGAGGCGGTGATCCTGGCCTTCGGCGACAGCCTGACCCACGGCACCGGCGCCGGTGCGGAGGAAACCTACCCGGCGGTGCTCGCCGGGCTTCTCGGGCGAGAGGTGGTCAATGCCGGGGTCCCCGGCGAGGTTGCCGCCGCCGGTCTGAAGCGGCTGCCGGAATTGCTGGCGGAGTACCAACCGGCGCTGGTGATTCTTTGCCACGGCGGCAATGATTTTCTGCGGCGGCTCGACCGCGAGGTATTGATCGGCAATCTGCGGGAAATGATCGCGCTCTGTCAAGAATCCGGCGCCGAGGTGCTGTTGGTCGGGGTGCCGCAAGTCGGACTCTTCCTTTCGGCCGATCCCCTTTACGGGGAACTGGCCGAGGAGTTCGCCCTGCCTTACGAGGAGAAGATCCTGGCGAAAATCCTCAGCGAGCGGGAATTGAAGAGCGACCAGATCCATCCCAATGGGCGTGGCTATGCGCTTCTGGCGGAAAAGCTCGCCGCGCTCATCGCCAAGGCCGGCGGTATTTGAACCTCAGGCGCGGAAGATAAAATAGACGGCGCCGAGCAGGCAGAGCCCGGCCCACAGGTAGTCGAGCTTGAGGGGCTGGCCCATGTAGAGAAGGGCGAAGGGAACAAAGACCGAGAGGGTGATGACTTCCTGCAGGATCTTCAGCTGCGCCAGATTCATGGCCCCGTAGCCGATGCGGTTGGCGGGCACCTGGAGCACGTATTCAAAGAAGGCGATCCCCCAACTGATCACGACGGCGATGTACCAGGCCTTGTGGCTCAGGTTGCGCAGATGGCCGTACCAGGCCAAGGTCATGAAGAGATTGGAGAGGATGAGCAGGAGGGTGGTTTGCAGAACGACGGGCATGGCCGCTACCTCGCGCGAGATGGAGGGTCTGGTGCCGAAAAGAGCGCTTTCGGGCGCGGCGATATTACTCCCGGTCCGAGGCGGCGACAACAGATTTTTCCCGTCGGCGGATACGCGGCTCGATCGATTTAAAAAACGGCCGGAAAAGGTCCGGAAAAAGTCCTGAGAAATTTTTACAACTATCTGTTTTCTAAATGCTTTTTCTCGATATTTTTTCCCTGTTGACAAGCCCGGGGCAGGGGGAGTAAATAGCGAACTAAGAGAGACGTTCGCGACCCGGGCATGCGCAAGACGAAGCGTAAAAAGCAACCCCTTTTTATAGCCGCACGCCCCAGGCACCCGGATCCTTTTCACGTCTCTCCCGCCCATCGGGCATCGCTCTTCACGGCTTAAAAAAGGGGTTATCACATGCACATCGCTCTCTCCCACAATCTTCGGGACGATTCCGCTTGCGCGGAACCCGATCCCGAACCCCCCGCGCCCGCACCCGCTGACGATCTCTACGCCGAATGGGATGACATCCACACCATCCGTGCCGTGGAATCCGCTCTCGCCACTCATCATCGGGTCTCCCTGGTCAACGCCGATCTCGACGCCTTTGCCGCTTTTCGCGAACTGAAGCCCGACTTGGTCTTCAATATCGCCGAAGGTCTGCACGGCGCCAGCCGCGAGGCGCAGATCCCGGCCATGCTCGACATGCTCGGCGTTCCCTACACCGGCAGCGACCCCCTTACCCTCGGCAATTGTCTCGACAAGCGGCGCACCAAGGAAATCCTCAGCTACCATCGGATTCCGACGCCGCGCTTCGTGACGGTCGACTCTCCGGCGCAGCTGCCGGCCCGCCTGCGCTACCCGCTGATGGTCAAACCGGTCCTCGAAGGGTCGAGCAAGGGCGTCACCGACCAAGCCCTGGTGTCGGACCGCAAGGCCCTGGTGCGCCAGGTCGAATGGGTGCTGGATACCTATCGCCAGAGCGCCCTGGTCGAGGAGTTTCTCCCCGGCCGGGAATTCACCGTGGCCCTGCTCGGCAACGGTGCCGCCCTGCGCGTTCTGCCCATCGTCGAGATCAATTTCGACACCCTTCCCGCCGGGGTCAATCCGATCTATTCCTATGAAGCCAAGTGGCTCTGGGATCAAGAGGACGATCCCTTGCAGATCTTCACCTGCCCGGCCCGGCTCGAACCGCTCTTGCAGAAACAGATCGAGGAAATCTGCCGGCGGGCCTTCGCCGTCATGGGCTGTCGCGACTGGTGCCGCATCGATGTGCGACTCGATGCGCGCGGGCTGCCCGCCATCATCGAACTGAACCCGCTGCCTGGCATCCTCCCCCGCCCCGAGCAGAACAGCTGCTTCCCCAAAGCGGCGCGGGCGGCCGGGCTATCCTACGAAGAGATGATTCTCGCGGTGGTCGAAGCGGCCGGCGAACGGCTCAATCTGCAAGGGGTTCAAGATGAACGTCTCCGTATGTTTTAATCAGGTTCCCCGAAAACTGCTCAAGGGGGAGTCCCGCGACCGCATTTCCGAGGAAGGCGCCGAGAAAGAGGCGCGCGCGGTCAAGGCCGCCCTGCGGCAACTGGGGCATGAGGTCAAGCTGGTGCCGCTGGCCGCCGATGCCCCGGCCTTCGCCGAGGCCCTGCGCGCCGCCCGGCCCGAGGTCGTTTTCAATCTTTGCGAGGGCTTCTGGGGGGACAGCCGCAAGGAGCTGCACGTCGCGGCGCTCTTCGATCTGCTCGGCCTGGCCTACACCGGTTCCGCCCCCCTGTGCCTGGGGTTGACCCAGGACAAGGCGCGGACCAAGGATCTGTTGGCGGCGCACAACCTGCCGACGCCTCGCTATGTGCTGGTGAAGCTGGGGGAACACTTCCCCAAGACCAAGAACCTGAGCTATCCGCTGATGGTCAAACCGCGCTTCGAGGATGCCTCCCTGGGGATCACCCTGGAGAGCATCGTCGATGACGAAAAGGCGCTGACCCGGCGCATCGCCTATGTTCACGAAACCTACCGCCAGGGAGCGCTGATCGAGGAGTTTATCGACGGGCGGGAGCTCAATGTCGCCGTGCTCGGCAACGCGCCGATGGAGGTTTTGCCGGTCTCCGAGATCGTCTTCAAGTCGGGGCTCAAGCGCGCCATCGTCAGCTACGACGGCAAGTGGCTGGAGGATTCCCAGGAGTACGCCCAGACCGAGCCGCTCTGCCCGGCGCCCTTGAAGGCCAAGGAACTGCTACTGGTGCGTGATGTCGCCATGCGCGCCTGCAAACTCCTCGACTGCCGGGATTACGCCCGGGTCGACATCCGCCTGCGCGACGGGGTGCCCTATATTCTTGAACTCAACGCCAACCCCGATCTGTCCCCCGACGCCGGCCTGGCCCGCAGCGCGCAAGCCGCCGGCATCGGCTATCCCCGGCTGGTGGAACGGATTCTCCAGCTGGCCCTGAAACGCCGGGAGAGTGCCCATGCGAAACCTTGAAGCGACCGATCTTCCGGCCCTGACCCGGATTCTCCAAGCGACCGGCGCCTTCACCGAAGTCGAGATCGAGTGTGCCGTCGAACTGCTCGAGATCGTCATCGCCCAGCCCTGGCAGCAGGATTACCGGGTGGCGGTGGCCGAGAATGACAGCCAGGTCGCCGGTTATATCCTCTACGGCCCGGTCCCCCTCACCGAGGGGGTTTACGACATCTACTGGATCGCCACCGATCCGACGGTGCAGGGGCAAGGCCTCGGCCGGCGCCTGATGGAACAGGCCGAGGCCGAAGCGCGCCGGGCGGGAGGGCGCATGATCTGTCTGGAAACCTCGTCCCAGGGGGGGTACGAACGCACCCGGCGCTTCTACGATCAGGCCGGGTATGTGGAAGAGGCGCGGCTGCGGGATTTTTACAAGCCCGGCGATGACCGCATCACTTACGTCAAACGTTTCTCTTGCCGTGAGGAGATCTAACGCAAGATGGAAACCTGGCAGAAACTGCTGCAGGAAAGCCTGACCCGTCCCGGCGACCTGACTCGTCGCTTCGGCGTCGATCCCCGGCCCCTCGAAGAAGTGGCGGCGCGCTACCCGATGCGGGTCAATCCCTACTATCTCGGGCTCATCAAGGAAGTCGGCGACCCCATCTGGAGGCAGGCGGTGCCGGCGGAGGAGGAGCTGCGCGACGCCGTCTGCCCGGCCGATCCCTTGGAGGAAGAGAACCAGAGCCCGGTGCCGAACCTGGTCCACCGCTATCCCGACCGGGTGCTCTTTCTGGTCTGTTCCGAGTGCGCCATGTACTGCCGCTTCTGCACCCGCAAGCGTAAGGTCGGCGGCGAGGAGATGGTGATCGACCGCGCCTCCATCGAGCGGGGCCTGGCCTATATCCGCGAACACGGGGAAATCCGCGACGTGATCCTCTCCGGCGGCGACCCGCTGCTCCTCTCCGACGAGCGTCTGGAGTGGATTCTCAAGGAACTGCGAGCGATTGCCCACGTCGAGATCATCCGCATCGGCAGCCGGGTGCCGGTGGTTCTGCCGCAGCGCATCACGGCGGCCCTGGTGCGCCTGCTGCGGCGCTTTCACCCGCTCTATCTCAACACCCATTTCAACCACCCGGACGAGATCACCGAACTCGCGGCCAAAGCCTGCGCGCGCCTCGCCGACGCCGGCATCCCCCTGGGCAATCAGACCGTGCTGCTGCGTGGGGTCAACGACGATCCAGTGGTAATGAAGCGGCTGATGCAGAAGCTGCTGGCGATCCGGGTCAAGCCCTACTACCTCTACCAGGCCGACATGGTGCAGGGGACCGACCACTTCCGTACCAGCGTCGAGGAAGGGCTGGAGATCGTCCGCGCCCTGCGCGGCCACACCTCGGGGTTGGGGGTGCCGGCCTACGTCATCGACGCCCCCGGCGGCGGTGGCAAAATTCCGCTGCTGCCCGATTATCTGCAAAGCCTGGGGGAAGAGGTGGTGCTCAAGAATTACCAGGGGGAAACCTACCGCTACGCCAACCCCGCCCCCGCCCTGATCGAAGAAAAACGCAGCGCCGTCAACGACTGCCGCTGATCCCTTCTGCTGTCGCCCCCGGTTCCCTGGGAATCGGGGGCGGCTTCTTTCTTCGCGATATTTCTGCTTTAGGTCCGCGTTAATACGGTTGCGTCACGGGGCGAACTCTGCGATATTAGCCCGTTGAACAGAGACACATTGGCGTGTTTTTCATAGGAGGTCCCGATGCCGCGACGCGACGACGTAAAGAAAGTTCTCATTATCGGCTCCGGCCCGATCATTATCGGTCAGGCCTGCGAATTCGACTATTCCGGTACCCAGGCCTGCAAGGCGCTGCGCAAGCTCGGCTACCAAATCGTGCTGGTCAACTCCAATCCGGCGACGATCATGACCGACCCCGGGATGGCCGACGCCACCTACATTGAGCCGCTCAACGTCGCCCGGCTCACCGAGATCATCGAGAAGGAACGTCCCGACGCCCTGCTCCCCAACCTCGGCGGCCAGACCGCCCTCAACCTCTCCAGCGAACTGGCGCGCCTCGGCGTTCTCGACAAGTACGGGGTGCGGGTGATCGGCGTCAACCTCGACGCCATCAAACGCGGCGAGGACCGGGAAACGTTTAAGGAGACCATGACCCAGTTGGGGATCGAGACGGCGCGCAGCGAAATCGCCGTCAGCCTCGATCAGGCCCTGGAGATCGTCGGCCGCATCGGTCTGCCGGTCGTCATCCGCCCCGCCTACACCATGGGCGGCACCGGCGGCGGCTTCGCCTACAATCTGGAGGAGTTCGAGACCATCGTCAGTCGCGGCCTCGCCGCCAGCCCGGTGAGCCAGGTCCTCATCGAGGAGTCGATTCTCGGCTGGGAAGAGCTTGAACTGGAAGTGGTGCGCGACGCCAAGAACCAGAAGATCACCGTCTGCTTCATCGAGAACGTCGACGCCGTCGGCGTCCACACCGGCGATTCCTTCTGCACCGCGCCGATGCTCACCATCGATCCCGAACTCCAGGCGCGCTTGCAGGAATACGCCTACCGCATCGTCGACGCCATCGAGGTGATCGGCGGCACCAACGTCCAGTTCGCCTACGATCCGAAGAGCGGCCGGGTGGTGGTCATCGAGATCAATCCCCGCACCTCCCGCTCCTCGGCGCTGGCCTCCAAGGCCACCGGTTTCCCCATCGCCCTGGTTTCGGCCCAACTCGCCGCCGGCTTGACGCTGGATGAAATTCCCTACTGGCGCGACGGCACCCTCGACAAGTACACTCCGTCCGGCGACTACGTGGTGGTCAAGTTCGCCCGCTGGGCCTTCGAGAAGTTCAAGGGGGTACACGACAAGCTCGGCACCCAGATGCGCGCCGTCGGTGAGGTGATGAGCATCGGCAAGAACTACAAAGAGGCGCTGCACAAGGCGATCCGCTCCCTGGAGAACGGTCGTTACGGCCTCGGTTTCGCCAAGGATTTCAACAAGCGCTCCCTGCCGGAACTGCTGGAACTCCTCGCCGAGCCCTCCAGCGAGCGCCAGTTCATTCTTTACGAGGCGCTGCGCAAGGGCGCTGATATCGACATGCTCTATGCCAAGACCTTTATCAAGCCCTGGTTCCTGCAGCAGATGAAGGAGCTGGTCGAGCTCGAAGAGGAAATCCTCCAGCACAAAGGGAGCCTGCCCCCCGATGCCCTGCTGATCCAGGCGAAAAAGGACGGCTTCGCCGACCGCTACCTGGCGCAGATTCTCGGCCTGAGCGAAGAGGCGATCCGCAGCAAACGCACCGCGCTCGGCATGGTCGAGGCCTGGGAGGCGGTGCCGGTGAGCGGAGTGGAAAATGCTGCCTACTACTTTTCCACCTACAACGCCCCCGATTCGGTCACCGTTTCCGACCGCAAGAAGATCATGGTCCTCGGCGGCGGTCCCAACCGCATCGGCCAGGGGATCGAATTCGACTACTGCTGCGTCCATACCGCCCTGGCCCTGCGCGAGGCCGGTTTCGAGACGATCATGATCAACTGCAACCCCGAGACCGTCTCCACCGACTACGATACCTCAGACAAGCTCTACTTCGAGCCTCTCACCGTCGAGGACGTCCTCGCCATTTACGAGAAAGAAAAGCCCGAAGGGGTAGTCGTGCAGTTCGGCGGGCAGACACCGCTGAACATCGCCCGCCAGCTCGAAGAGGCGGGGGTACGCATCCTCGGCACCAGCCCGGCGACCATCGACCAGGCCGAGGATCGCGATCTCTTTAATCAGACGATGGTCAAACTCGGCATCCCCCAGCCCGAATCGGGAATGGCGGCGACCGAGGCCCAGGCCGTGGAGATCGCCGCGCGCATCGGCTATCCGCTGATCGTGCGACCCTCCTTCGTTCTCGGCGGCCGCGCCATGGAAGTGGTGCACGACGAATCGATGCTCCGCGAGTATCTGCAAAAGGCGGTGGAAATCTCCCCCGAGCGGCCGATTCTCATCGACCGTTTCCTGCAGAACGCCATCGAGGCTGAGGCCGACGCCATCGCCGACGGCACCGAGGCCTTCGTCCCGGCGGTGATGGAGCATATCGAGCTGGCCGGGGTTCACTCCGGGGATTCGGCTTGCGTCATTCCGCCCGTTTCCATCCCGGCTAAGCATATCGCCACCATCGAGGAGTACACCCGGCGCATTGCCGTGGAGATGGGGGTGGTCGGGCTGATGAACATCCAGTACGCCATCGCCGACGACAAGGTCTACATTCTCGAAGCCAATCCCCGCGCCAGTCGCACCGTGCCGCTAGTCTCCAAGGTCTGCGCCATCCCCATGCCGCGCATTGCGGTGGCGGCCATGCTCGGGAAAAAACTCGCCGAGCAGGGACTTAAGCGTCGCGAATTCACCCATTTCGGGGTCAAGGAGGCGGTCTTCCCCTTCGGTATGTTCCCCGAGGTCGACCCGGTGCTCGGGCCGGAGATGCGCTCCACCGGCGAAGTGCTGGGGCTGGCGAGCAACTACGGCCTGGCCTACTTCAAGGCCCAAGAAGGGGCCAATTCGCCGCTGCCGCTGCAAGGAACGGTACTCATCACCGTCGCCGAGCAGGACAAGGCCGGGGTGCTCGAAGCGGCCCGCCTCTTCGTCGAGCACGGCTTCACCATCCGCGCCACCGCCGGCACCCAGGCCTATCTGACTTCCCAGGGGATCGCCGCCACCGTCATCCAGAAGCTGCACGAGGGGCGGCCGAACATCGCTGATGCCATCAAGAACGGTGAGATCCAGCTGCTGATTAACACCCCCGTCGGCAAACTCAGTGCCTACGACGACTCCTACATCCGCAAAGCGGCGATCCGCTACAAGGTGCCCTACATCACCACCACCGCCGCCGCCCTCGCCGCCGCCCAGGGCATTGCCGCCCGGCGCCGGGGCCAGGAGGAGATTCACAGCCTGCAGGAATATCACGCCGCCATTCGTTAGCATTAGATTGACGGCAAAAAATTCGGGGCGGGGTCGACGGCAGGAATCGTCGCCCCGCCCTTTTTGTTTCCGGGGAGATTTGCCCGCAGGGGGCTTGCATTGCGAAATTGTATGCCGTATAGTTTTTTAAAAAAATATACGGCATGTTGATGGGGGAGGATCAAATGCAGACCAAGCTGACCTTGCGGCTGGATGATGAACTGATCGATCAGGCCAAAAACTATGCGGCCCGCTCCGGAAAATCGGTTTCGCAGGTGGTGGCCGATTATTTTCGGCTCTTGCCTGCCGGGAACGAACCCACCGCGCCGCAGGAAACGGCGCCGCTGACTTGCTCGCTGCGGGGGTTGCTGCGCGGGGCGCATGTAGATGAGGCCGATTATCGGCGCCATTTGGAAGAGAAAAACCGATGAAGGTGCTTTTCGACACGAATGTCGTTCTCGATCTGCTCATCGACCGCGCGCCCCATGCCGAGGCGGCCGCCAGGCTTTTTGCTGCCGTGGAGCGTGGAATAATCGGCGGCTGTCTAGGCGCGACCACCCTCACCACCATTCATTATTTGTCGGCCAAGACCCTGGGCCGGGAGCAGGCCCGCCAAGCGGTCGCCGTCCTGCTGTCCCTCTTTGAAATCGCGCCGATTACCCGGCCGGTGCTGGAAGCGGCCCTGACCGGCAATTTCGACGATTTCGAGGATTCGGTCATCCATCAGGCGGCCTGCCAATCCGGTGCTCAGGCTATCGTCACCCGCAACGGCAAGGACTTTCGTGGGGCGGAACTGCCCGTGTACGCGCCGGAAGAACTGCTCAAGGTGCTGCGAGCGATGGGGTTAGAGAGGGGAGCGGATTGAAAAATTTATTTCCTTATAAAAAATAGTCATGTAAAATTTCTTCAGAAAGGAGGAGCCCGCTATGTTATCGAATGCCCAACCCCAGGATGCCGCCGACCGGCGGCAGGTTCTGTCGAAGGCGGTGATCGGCGCCGCCGCCTATCTGGAGATTTCCAAGGTCAAACTGGCGCGGATTCTCGGCGTCAGTCCGGCGACGGTATCTCGCTTGTATGGCGATTTTTACAGCCTGAGCCCGGAAAAGAAAGAGTGGGAGTTTGCCGTGCTGCTGGTGCGCCTCTTTCGTTCCCTCGACGCCATCGTCGGCGGCGCGGCGGCCCATGCCAGAACCTGGCTGAAAAGCGAAAACCGGGCCTTCGCCGGGGCGAAGCCCATCGATCTCATCGATACTACGGA from Desulfuromonas acetexigens includes the following:
- a CDS encoding D-alanine--D-alanine ligase family protein, whose translation is MNVSVCFNQVPRKLLKGESRDRISEEGAEKEARAVKAALRQLGHEVKLVPLAADAPAFAEALRAARPEVVFNLCEGFWGDSRKELHVAALFDLLGLAYTGSAPLCLGLTQDKARTKDLLAAHNLPTPRYVLVKLGEHFPKTKNLSYPLMVKPRFEDASLGITLESIVDDEKALTRRIAYVHETYRQGALIEEFIDGRELNVAVLGNAPMEVLPVSEIVFKSGLKRAIVSYDGKWLEDSQEYAQTEPLCPAPLKAKELLLVRDVAMRACKLLDCRDYARVDIRLRDGVPYILELNANPDLSPDAGLARSAQAAGIGYPRLVERILQLALKRRESAHAKP
- a CDS encoding GDSL-type esterase/lipase family protein, whose protein sequence is MLVTVCCLFALWLLAACEKTPRISPLDGEAVILAFGDSLTHGTGAGAEETYPAVLAGLLGREVVNAGVPGEVAAAGLKRLPELLAEYQPALVILCHGGNDFLRRLDREVLIGNLREMIALCQESGAEVLLVGVPQVGLFLSADPLYGELAEEFALPYEEKILAKILSERELKSDQIHPNGRGYALLAEKLAALIAKAGGI
- a CDS encoding KamA family radical SAM protein; this translates as METWQKLLQESLTRPGDLTRRFGVDPRPLEEVAARYPMRVNPYYLGLIKEVGDPIWRQAVPAEEELRDAVCPADPLEEENQSPVPNLVHRYPDRVLFLVCSECAMYCRFCTRKRKVGGEEMVIDRASIERGLAYIREHGEIRDVILSGGDPLLLSDERLEWILKELRAIAHVEIIRIGSRVPVVLPQRITAALVRLLRRFHPLYLNTHFNHPDEITELAAKACARLADAGIPLGNQTVLLRGVNDDPVVMKRLMQKLLAIRVKPYYLYQADMVQGTDHFRTSVEEGLEIVRALRGHTSGLGVPAYVIDAPGGGGKIPLLPDYLQSLGEEVVLKNYQGETYRYANPAPALIEEKRSAVNDCR
- a CDS encoding L,D-transpeptidase family protein, coding for MKRSIKIALNLILFMALNLPAGASTPQADRVLVVKGERRLYLYQGEELLRSYKIALGKNPVGHKERRGDNRTPEGRYTLDRRVVDSKFYRAIHISYPNERDERRAAAKGVHPGGSIMIHGVPNRYSDGKDFFVRHDWTEGCIAVTNEDMFEIWQLVAENTPIEIRP
- a CDS encoding DMT family protein, translating into MPVVLQTTLLLILSNLFMTLAWYGHLRNLSHKAWYIAVVISWGIAFFEYVLQVPANRIGYGAMNLAQLKILQEVITLSVFVPFALLYMGQPLKLDYLWAGLCLLGAVYFIFRA
- a CDS encoding GNAT family N-acetyltransferase encodes the protein MRNLEATDLPALTRILQATGAFTEVEIECAVELLEIVIAQPWQQDYRVAVAENDSQVAGYILYGPVPLTEGVYDIYWIATDPTVQGQGLGRRLMEQAEAEARRAGGRMICLETSSQGGYERTRRFYDQAGYVEEARLRDFYKPGDDRITYVKRFSCREEI
- the sucD gene encoding succinate--CoA ligase subunit alpha, whose amino-acid sequence is MSILINKDSRVVVQGITGKTGLFHTRQCREYGTNIVAGVTPGKGGIHVDGIPVFDSMDEALRITQANVSMIFVPPPGAADAILEAVESDIELAVCITEGVPIRDMVMAKRIVEQSKTRLVGPNCPGLITPGECKVGIMPGYIHKPGKIGVVSRSGTLTYEAVKQLSDAGLGQSTCVGIGGDPIIGMKFIDVIKMFNDDPATEAVFMIGEIGGGAEEEAAEWIRDHMTKPVAAFIAGVTAPPGKRMGHAGAIITGGKGKAEDKIRTLQECGVTVAVSPTRMGEAMLTALKG
- the sucC gene encoding ADP-forming succinate--CoA ligase subunit beta codes for the protein MNIHEYQAKEIFSAFDIPVPRGRVTLTADQVERAAKMMGGHCVIKAQIYAGGRGKAGGVQVVHHPEQAHEAAKEMFGKRLITPQTGPEGLKVRRILVEEAVGIAREFYLSITLDRATSRYCLIASADGGVDIEETAVKHPEKILKLTIDPFTGLRSHQARRIALGLGLKGSLCEDCVQLILNLYRMLLEKDCSLVEINPLVVTKAGWLLAMDGKINFDDNALFRHWEYHDLQDYSQMDPLEINAGKFDLSYIKLTGNIGCMVNGAGLAMATLDVLKENGGEPANFLDVGGGATREKVAEAFKIILQDRDVRGVFVNIFGGIMRCDVIAQGIIEAAAEFHCTLPIMVRMDGSQVEEGKQLLLESGLNVRCVDTLGDGAAGIVKMLAQAEA
- a CDS encoding D-alanine--D-alanine ligase family protein, which gives rise to MHIALSHNLRDDSACAEPDPEPPAPAPADDLYAEWDDIHTIRAVESALATHHRVSLVNADLDAFAAFRELKPDLVFNIAEGLHGASREAQIPAMLDMLGVPYTGSDPLTLGNCLDKRRTKEILSYHRIPTPRFVTVDSPAQLPARLRYPLMVKPVLEGSSKGVTDQALVSDRKALVRQVEWVLDTYRQSALVEEFLPGREFTVALLGNGAALRVLPIVEINFDTLPAGVNPIYSYEAKWLWDQEDDPLQIFTCPARLEPLLQKQIEEICRRAFAVMGCRDWCRIDVRLDARGLPAIIELNPLPGILPRPEQNSCFPKAARAAGLSYEEMILAVVEAAGERLNLQGVQDERLRMF